The proteins below are encoded in one region of Pithys albifrons albifrons isolate INPA30051 chromosome 25, PitAlb_v1, whole genome shotgun sequence:
- the AARSD1 gene encoding alanyl-tRNA editing protein Aarsd1 — translation MVFRCQRDSWARQFATRVVSCRPAEVRLEDGGEPVRGFQVVLEDTILFPEGGGQPDDRGLIGDVPVLRVTRRGPEALHFVPAALEPGVEVQLSLDWERRFDHMQQHSGQHLITAIAEQMFGFKTTSWELGRQRSLIELDTPSMTAEQVKALEQSVNEKIRDRVPVTVRELAADDPEIETVRSRGLPDDHVGPVRVVDIEGIDSNMCCGTHVSNLSDLQVIKLLGTEKGKKNKTNLVFLAGNRVLKSIEQSHSTEKALTSLLKNGPGEHVEAVRRLQSSVKLLQKNNLNLLRDIAVLIARDFKSKPAPGQLFVLHRKEGDSEFMNIIANEIGTEETLLFLTVGDEKEAGLFLLAGPVEAVESLGPRVAELLGGKGAGKRGRFQGKASKMSHRGEVQALLQEFLSHRSPEE, via the exons ATGGTGTTCCGGTGCCAGCGGGACAGCTGGGCCCGGCAG TTCGCCACCAGGGTGGTGTCGTGCCGGCCGGCGGAGGTGCGGCTCGAGGACGGCGGGGAGCCGGTGCGCGGGTTCCAGGTGGTGCTGGAGGACACCATCCTCTTCCCCGAGGGCGGCGGGCAG CCTGACGATCGCGGCCTCATCGGGGACGTGCCGGTGCTGCGCGTGACCCGGCGGGGCCCCGAGGCCCTGCACTTCGTGCCGGCCGCGCTCGAGCCCGGCGTCGAGGTGCAGCTGTCGCTGGACTGGGAGCGCCGCTTCGACCACATGCAGCAGCATTCAG GACAGCATCTCATCACTGCCATTGCAGAACAGATGTTTGGATTCAAGACAACTTCATG ggagctgggccGGCAGCGGAGCCTCATTGAGCTGGACACCCCCTCGATGACAGCAGAGCAGGTCAAGGCCCTGGAACAGAGTGTGAACGAGAAAATCCGGGACAGGGTCCCTGTGACAGTGAGGGAACTGGCAGCAGATGACCCTGAAATTGAAACA GTGAGGAGCCGGGGACTGCCCGACGACCACGTGGGGCCAGTGCGTGTTGTGGACATTGAAGGCATTGACTCCAACATGTGCTGTGGGACTCACGTCTCCAACCTGAGTGACCTGCAG gttATTAAACTCCTTGGCAcggaaaaagggaaaaagaacaaaaccaatttGGTTTTCTTGGCGGGAAACAGAGTGCTGAAGTCCATCGAACAGAGTCACAGTACTGAGAAGGCTCTAACCTCCCTGCTTAA AAATGGACCAGGTGAGCATGTAGAAGCTGTGAGAagactgcagagctctgtgaaaCTGCTCCAGAAG aataacCTAAACCTGCTTAGAGACATTGCTGTTTTGATAGCCCGGGACTTCAagagcaaacctgctccagggcAGCTGTTTGTGTTGCACAG GAAAGAGGGTGATTCCGAATTTATGAACATCATTGCTAATGAGATTGGGACAGAG GAAACCCTACTATTCCTGACTGTGGGGGATGAAAAAGAAGCAGGCCTCTTCCTTCTAGCTGGACCTGTTGAAGCAGTTGAGAGTTTAGGTCCCAG GGTGGCAGAGCtactgggagggaagggagctgggaagcGCGGCCGCTTCCAGGGGAAGGCATCCAAGATGAGCCATCGAGGAGAGGTGCAAGCTCTGCTTCAGGAATTCCTCAGCCATCGAAGCCCTGAAGAGTAA